Proteins co-encoded in one Malus domestica chromosome 09, GDT2T_hap1 genomic window:
- the LOC103442486 gene encoding glucan endo-1,3-beta-D-glucosidase, with translation MLKKVKRKVKTLVKPKKNPYKPPPPPSSFPSLPPPEEESQTMSPPTQQTFRPPATADPFLFPQTQSTVLPDPSNFFSPNLLSSPLPTNSFFQNFVLKNGDQPEYFHPYAVKSSSAALTISYPSRFSTSAFIYQIFIADLTISAAQNPGSPQPHKISSFNDLSVTLDFPSSNLSFFLVRGSPFITCSVSNSTSLSISTIHAILSCSSNGSKTKYTIKLNSNQTWLVYTSSPIDLTTSGLSLITSNGFSGIVRIAILPNSDPKFEAILDRFSSCYPVSGEAVFTKPFALEYKWEKKGWGELLMLAHPLHLQLLSSEDSDVTVLEDFKFKSIDGDLVGVVGDSWALKPDPVSITWHSSRGVGEDSYAEVVSALVKDVGELNSSGIATTSSYFYGKLIARAARLALIAEEVDYLDVIPTIRKFLKETIEPWLVGTFGGNGFLYDKKWGGIVTKQGATDSGADFGFGIYNDHHYHLGYFVYGISVLVKIDPAWGRKYRAQAYSLAADYLTVGRRSHSHYPRLRCFDFYKLHSWAGGLTEFADGRNQESTSEAVNAYYSAALLGLAYGDTHLVATGSILAALEIRAAQMWWHVKEGGNMYEEDFTRENRLVGVLWNNKRDSGLWFAPPEWKECRLGIQLLPLLPITEALFSDVGFVRDLVKWTLPALSREGVGEGWKGFVYSLEGIYDKEGALGKIRNLNGYDDGNSLTNLLWWIHSRGEEAAEFGLGHNICWSRHYH, from the coding sequence ATGTTGAAAAAAGTGAAAAGGAAAGTCAAAACCTTGGTAAAACCCAAGAAAAATCCCTATAAACCACCACCCCCTCCATCTTCATTTCCATCATTACCACCTCCGGAAGAAGAATCCCAAACCATGTCGCCACCGACGCAACAAACTTTCCGGCCACCCGCCACCGCTGACCCATTCCTCTTTCCCCAAACCCAATCCACCGTCCTCCCCGACCCGTCAAACTTCTTCTCCCCAAACCTCCTCTCATCCCCTCTCCCCACCAACTCTTTCTTCCAAAATTTCGTCCTTAAAAACGGCGACCAACCCGAATACTTCCACCCCTACGCCGTCAAATCCTCCTCCGCCGCCCTAACCATCTCGTACCCATCTCGCTTCTCCACCTCCGCCTTCATATACCAAATCTTCATCGCCGATCTCACCATCTCCGCCGCTCAAAACCCCGGTTCCCCACAACCCCACAAAATCTCCTCCTTCAACGACCTCAGCGTCACATTGGATTTCCCCTCCTCCAACCTCAGCTTCTTCCTCGTCCGCGGCAGCCCATTCATCACCTGCTCTGTTTCCAACTCGACCTCTCTTTCAATCTCCACCATCCACGCAATCCTCTCGTGTTCATCAAACGGCTCAAAGACCAAATACACCATCAAGCTCAATAGCAATCAGACATGGCTTGTATACACTTCTTCCCCGATCGATTTGACAACCAGCGGCCTGTCACTGATCACCTCCAATGGGTTTTCTGGTATTGTTCGGATTGCGATATTGCCCAATTCGGATCCGAAATTTGAGGCGATCCTCGACCGGTTCAGCTCTTGCTACCCGGTTTCCGGCGAAGCGGTTTTCACTAAGCCGTTTGCTTTGGAGTACAAATGGGAGAAAAAAGGATGGGGCGAATTGCTCATGCTTGCTCATCCTCTGCACCTCCAGCTTCTCTCCAGCGAGGATTCTGACGTCACCGTTTTGGAGGATTTCAAGTTCAAGAGCATTGATGGGGATCTTGTTGGCGTTGTTGGCGATTCGTGGGCGCTGAAACCCGACCCTGTTTCGATCACCTGGCATTCGAGTCGAGGTGTTGGAGAAGATTCGTATGCTGAAGTTGTTTCTGCACTAGTTAAGGATGTAGGGGAGCTGAATTCGAGTGGGATAGCTACAACATCTTCGTACTTTTATGGAAAATTGATAGCAAGGGCGGCAAGGCTGGCTTTGATCGCAGAGGAGGTGGATTATCTCGATGTGATTCCGACGATTAGGAAGTTCCTGAAGGAAACGATTGAGCCGTGGCTGGTTGGAACTTTCGGGGGGAATGGTTTCTTGTATGACAAGAAATGGGGTGGCATTGTCACGAAACAAGGAGCAACCGATTCTGGTGCAGATTTTGGGTTTGGAATTTATAATGATCACCATTATCATCTGGGGTACTTTGTTTATGGGATTTCAGTGCTTGTGAAAATTGATCCTGCTTGGGGGAGGAAGTATCGGGCTCAAGCTTATTCGCTTGCTGCTGATTATTTGACGGTAGGCAGGCGATCACATTCGCATTATCCACGCTTACGGTGCTTTGATTTTTACAAATTACACTCGTGGGCAGGCGGGTTAACTGAGTTTGCAGATGGTCGTAATCAGGAGAGCACGAGTGAGGCAGTGAATGCCTACTATTCAGCTGCATTGTTGGGCTTAGCTTATGGAGACACCCATCTTGTGGCCACAGGATCAATTCTTGCAGCTTTGGAGATTCGGGCAGCGCAAATGTGGTGGCACGTAAAAGAGGGGGGTAACATGTATGAGGAGGATTTCACAAGGGAAAATCGTTTGGTTGGAGTTTTATGGAATAACAAGAGGGACAGCGGACTTTGGTTCGCTCCTCCGGAGTGGAAAGAGTGCAGGCTTGGAATTCAGTTGCTACCGCTATTGCCGATCACTGAGGCCTTGTTTTCAGATGTTGGCTTTGTTAGGGATCTTGTGAAGTGGACACTACCGGCTTTGAGTAGGGAGGGAGTAGGAGAAGGATGGAAAGGATTTGTCTATTCCTTGGAAGGGATTTATGACAAAGAAGGCGCTTTGGGGAAGATAAGGAACTTGAATGGTTACGATGATGGTAACTCGCTTACGAATCTTTTGTGGTGGATCCACAGCAGAGGAGAGGAAGCAGCGGAATTCGGACTTGGACATAACATTTGCTGGTCTAGGCACTATCATTAA